The Streptomyces sp. RKAG293 genome includes a region encoding these proteins:
- a CDS encoding peptidoglycan recognition family protein has translation MDRTPGNAATPAAPGDPSTSRRTLLRGGLAIGAVAAAGLVGSMRADAATVDYPSAVWSPASTGNYTASNRVTSYPVNLVVIHVTQETYANTIRVFQDPAHQASAHYVVKSSDGSIGQCVREHDIAWHAGNWDYNTRSIGIEHEGWVDQPAYFTTAMYHSSAALTAAICDKYGIPKDRNHIIGHVQVPGTDHTDPGPNWDWVRYIRLVNGV, from the coding sequence ATGGACCGCACGCCCGGCAACGCCGCCACGCCCGCCGCACCCGGCGACCCTTCGACCTCCCGTCGCACCCTGCTGCGCGGCGGCCTCGCGATCGGCGCCGTGGCGGCGGCCGGCCTCGTCGGCTCGATGCGCGCGGACGCCGCGACGGTCGACTACCCGTCGGCCGTCTGGTCCCCCGCGAGCACGGGCAACTACACGGCGTCGAACCGGGTCACGAGCTATCCGGTCAACCTCGTGGTCATCCACGTCACGCAGGAGACCTACGCCAACACCATCCGGGTCTTCCAGGACCCGGCGCACCAGGCGAGCGCGCACTACGTCGTCAAGTCGTCGGACGGATCGATCGGGCAGTGCGTGCGCGAGCACGACATCGCCTGGCACGCGGGCAACTGGGACTACAACACGCGCAGCATCGGCATCGAGCACGAGGGGTGGGTGGACCAGCCGGCGTACTTCACGACCGCGATGTACCACTCCTCCGCCGCGCTCACCGCCGCGATCTGCGACAAGTACGGCATCCCCAAGGACCGCAACCACATCATCGGCCACGTCCAGGTCCCCGGCACGGACCACACCGACCCCGGGCCCAACTGGGACTGGGTGCGGTACATCCGGCTCGTCAACGGAGTCTGA